The Solibacillus sp. FSL R7-0682 genome includes a window with the following:
- a CDS encoding DHA2 family efflux MFS transporter permease subunit encodes MESHLQVNNPKLMAAVLMVGTFIGLFGETALNMALTNIMEDFKIGAGTAQWLTTGYLLVLAILVPLSAYLVRWFTTRQLVVSALVISIVGAVMAALAPNFTLLLSGRLIQAIGTGIFLPLMFSVVLMIFPIQKRGAVMGIVGLVLTAGPALGPSLAGVIISAASWHYIFWIMTVLYILLLVVGGLKMDNVSTITKPKIDVFSLVLSTIAFGGIVYALATLADLPFSDAHVWVPLVVGIISLVLFTVRQFNMDEPMINLRVFKYPMFALGTALMFATLFVILSVAILIPLYLKSVLAYSAIAAGLLMLPGNILNIIMSPIVGSNFDKVGAKIFTRIGFSMITISAILLLSVLSATTPVWQVVLALCIFFVGVSMTIMPAQTNAMNQLPPQLYADGSAAMNTLTQVAGAAGTAVAITLFTAGQKNYIAEFGATNPAEFLAHGVHSAFIAVLIIGVLGLTGSLFIKNSRPTI; translated from the coding sequence ATGGAATCACATTTACAAGTGAATAATCCGAAATTGATGGCTGCCGTTTTAATGGTTGGAACTTTCATCGGGTTATTTGGTGAGACAGCTTTAAATATGGCACTTACGAACATCATGGAAGATTTCAAAATCGGAGCAGGAACAGCTCAGTGGTTAACAACAGGTTATTTATTGGTATTAGCAATTTTAGTACCTCTATCTGCGTATTTAGTACGCTGGTTTACAACACGTCAATTGGTCGTTAGTGCCTTAGTTATTTCAATAGTCGGAGCTGTAATGGCTGCCCTAGCACCAAACTTCACACTACTTTTATCTGGTCGCTTAATTCAAGCTATCGGTACGGGTATTTTCCTCCCGCTTATGTTTAGTGTTGTACTAATGATTTTCCCAATCCAAAAACGTGGTGCAGTCATGGGCATCGTTGGTTTAGTACTAACTGCTGGTCCAGCATTAGGTCCTTCACTTGCAGGTGTAATTATTAGTGCTGCTAGCTGGCATTATATTTTCTGGATTATGACCGTGCTATACATCCTTTTATTAGTTGTAGGTGGATTAAAAATGGACAATGTTTCTACTATTACAAAACCAAAAATTGATGTATTTTCATTAGTATTATCTACGATTGCATTTGGTGGAATTGTATACGCTTTAGCAACTTTAGCAGATTTACCATTTTCAGATGCACACGTATGGGTACCTTTAGTAGTTGGTATTATCTCTTTAGTCCTTTTCACAGTTCGCCAATTCAATATGGATGAGCCAATGATTAACCTACGCGTATTTAAATATCCAATGTTTGCGTTAGGTACAGCATTAATGTTTGCTACTTTATTCGTCATTTTATCAGTGGCAATTTTAATTCCACTTTATTTAAAGTCGGTACTTGCTTATTCAGCAATAGCTGCAGGTTTATTAATGTTACCTGGTAACATATTAAATATTATTATGTCACCAATCGTTGGATCAAACTTTGATAAAGTCGGGGCAAAAATCTTTACTCGTATTGGATTTTCTATGATTACTATTAGTGCAATTTTATTATTGTCTGTACTATCTGCAACAACGCCTGTATGGCAAGTTGTATTAGCATTATGTATTTTCTTCGTTGGTGTATCTATGACAATTATGCCAGCTCAAACAAACGCAATGAACCAATTACCACCGCAATTATACGCGGATGGATCAGCTGCTATGAATACATTAACTCAAGTTGCTGGAGCTGCTGGTACTGCAGTTGCCATTACATTATTTACAGCTGGTCAGAAAAACTATATTGCTGAATTCGGAGCAACAAATCCTGCTGAATTTTTAGCACACGGGGTTCATTCGGCTTTTATTGCGGTTCTAATAATTGGTGTTCTTGGACTTACCGGTTCACTATTTATTAAAAACAGTCGCCCAACAATTTAA
- a CDS encoding Fe-S oxidoreductase has product MKKYWIFLLFALLAGCNNADTNGPMFTEKQAVPFELIKYEEKIAPVYESVVPYIAYAETEGQLKELQGRFQVDGFTVDLEKYIAVFLVTYSDSCGITLDGVYNNNGFLSAQLLEAKGQNCEEEGVPHTFVIQVEKQEYEKVQLYNGNVIKSSMDVE; this is encoded by the coding sequence TTGAAGAAATATTGGATATTCCTTCTTTTTGCCTTGTTAGCTGGATGTAATAATGCTGATACAAACGGACCAATGTTTACAGAAAAGCAAGCAGTTCCATTTGAACTTATAAAGTATGAAGAGAAAATTGCACCTGTATATGAGTCGGTTGTTCCATACATTGCTTATGCGGAGACTGAAGGTCAGTTAAAAGAATTACAAGGACGTTTTCAAGTAGATGGGTTTACAGTTGATCTTGAAAAATATATTGCTGTATTTTTAGTAACATATTCAGATAGCTGTGGTATTACATTAGATGGCGTTTACAATAATAACGGCTTTTTATCAGCGCAATTATTGGAAGCGAAAGGGCAAAATTGTGAGGAAGAGGGTGTACCTCATACATTCGTAATCCAGGTTGAAAAACAGGAATATGAAAAGGTTCAATTGTATAACGGGAACGTTATTAAATCCTCGATGGATGTAGAATAA